In Leclercia sp. LSNIH1, the genomic stretch AGCGATATTGCGCCGCAGCGCAAGACCGATCCCGGCCCGGCGTTTGACTGGGAACGATTCAAAACCCTGCTTACCGCCCTGTCAGAAAAGGAGATGACATGACGTTATTTACCATGCTGCTGGTGTTGATTGCCGAGCGTTTGTTTAAGCTGGGCGAGCACTGGCATCTGGATCATCGGATGGAAGTGCTGTTTCGTCGCATCCGCCACTTTTCCATGATTCGCACACTGCTGATGACGGCGGGCGTGATGGTGGTGGTATTCCTGCTGCTGCGGTCGCTGTATGGCCTCTTCTTCAACGTGCCGCTGCTGGTGGTGTGGATCCTGCTCGGTGTACTCTGTATTGGCGCAGGTAAGGTTCGTCTGCACTACCATGCCTACCTGAAGGCGGCCACTAACGGTGACCTGCATGCCCGTGGGGCGATGGCCAGCGAGCTGACCTTAATTCACGGTATTCCGCCGGAGTGCGATGAACGCGAGTTTTTACGCGAACTGCAGAATGCGCTGCTGTGGATTAACTACCGCTTCTATCTGGCGCCGTTGTTCTGGTTTGTGGTGGGCGGCGCGTGGGGCCCGGTTCTGCTGATGGGCTATGCGTTTTTACGCGCCTGGCAGAGCTGGCTGGCACGTTATCTGACCCCGCACGAGCGGTTGCAGTCTGGTATCGATGCGATCCTGCACGTGGTGGACTGGCTGCCGGTGCGGCTGTTCGGCGTGGTGTATGCCCTGATCGGCCACGGCGAGAAAGCCCTGCCGGCATGGTTCGCCTCGCTGGGCGATCGCCACACCTCGCAATATCTGGTGTTAACACGTCTGGCCCAGTTCTCCCTGGCCCGCGAGCCGCACACGGATAAGATCGCAACGCCGAAAGCGGCGGTCTCGATGGCTAAGAAAACCTCTTTTGTGGTGGTGGTGATTGTGGCGCTGCTGACCATCTACGGCACGCTGATCTAAACCAGCGCGCCGCAGGCTTCAGAGTGTATCAGCTGACGGGATGCCGAAATCGGGCATCCCGTTTTCGTTCCAGTTTACGGTTTTCAGGCGGGTGTGGCGGTTTGGATCGTACAGCGGATCGCCTTCGATTTCGGTGTAGTTGCGCGCATGGTAAACCAGCACGTCTTCCCCCTCCGGCGTTTGGGTAAAGCTGTTATGTCCCGGTCCGTACTGGCGATTCTCGTAGCTGGTGGTGAACACCGGCTGCGGGGATTTATGCCAGTTCGCCGGGTTACGTGGGTCAGCATTGAGGTCGATCCAGAGCAGTCCCATGCAGTAGTTTTCATCGGTGGCGCTGGCGGAGTAGCTGATAAATAGCCGATCGCCGTGGAACAGCACCGCCGGACCTTCGTTGACCCAGAAACCGCGGCACTCCCAGTCATATTCCGGTTTGCTGAGCATCACCGGATCGCCTTTGAGCGTCCATGGGTTTTCCATTTCGCACAGATAAAGGTTCGAGTTACCGGTGATATCCGGGGCTTTTTGCGCCCAGAGATACCAGCGTTTACCCTGATGGACAAAGGTGGTGGCATCCAGCGCAAAGGTATCAAAGTGCGTTTTGATCTGCCCCTTCTCTACCCATTTGCCGGTGAGCGGGTCGCTGTCGGCGCACTCCAGGGCATACATCCGGTGCTGGAACATGCCCAGCTCGTCCAGCGCCTGGGTGTGGGCCGCCGCGAAGTAGATGTACCATTTGCCGTCGATAGCATGCAGTTCCGGGGCCCAGATCAGATTACCCATCGGGCCGCTGTCGGGCTTATGCCAGACCACGACCTCTTGTGCGCTGCGCAGCCCTTCCAGCGAGTCGGCGCGGCGGATTGCCAGCCGGTCATACTCCGGAACCGAGGCAATAAAGTAGTACTGCCCTTCATGATGAAGAATGTACGGATCGGCGCGTTGTTCAATAAACGGGTTTGGCCAGGTTTGCATTCGGCTCTCCTTATTTCGTCTCAGCGGCGCTGAGTTCCTGATACTCGTTCAGCTCGCGGTAGTTATTGCGACGCTTCTCCAGGTCTTCCTGGATCCGCTTCATCGTTTCGCGGTCGACCTTCAGCAGACGCACCACGCCTGCGGTAATGAGGTATCCGATGCCAGGGATAACGGTGAAGAGCAGGACGATACCGTTGATGGCGTCAGCGCTTTGCGCTTTTGCGCCGGCATCATAACCGTACCAGGAGAGCAGGAAGCCCACCATGGCACCGGCAATGGCCAGACCCAGCTTGAGGAAGAAGATATTGCCGGAGAAGCTGATCCCGGTGATACGTTTCCCGGTTTTCCATTCGCCGTAGTCATCCACGTCGGCCATCAGGGACCAGTGCAGCGGGGATGGGATCTGGTGCAGGATGTTCAGCAGGAAGTAGAGCACCACAATGGTCACGGTGGCTTTTGGATCGAAGAAATAGAAGGCGCAGGAGAAGATCGCCAGCGCAATGTTGGTCCAGAAGAAGACCTTCAGTTTACACCAGCGGTCGGTCAGCACTTTTGCCATAACGCTGCCGAGCATCATGCCCACCACACCCAGGCTGATAAACAGGGTCGCAAAGTGGGTGCTTTGGCCCATCACCCAGGTGACGTAATACATGGTGGCCGCCATGCGGATAAAGCCAGGGCAGACGTTACACAGGGTCAGCAGCAGGATGCGCACCCACTGGTCGTTCTTCCAGACATCTTTCAGATCGTTTTTCAGTTCGTCATGGGTCTGTACCGCCGGGCGCACACGTTCGCGCACCGTGGCGAAGCAGAACAGGAACATGCAGGTGCCAATCAGCGCCAGCACGGTCATGGCCATCTGATAACCTTTGGCTTTGTCCTCGCCGCCGAACCAGTCGGCCATCGGCAGCAGCGTCAGCGACAGCAGCAGCGTGGCAATACCCACCAGCACAAAGCGGTAGGACTGGCAGGCAACACGCTCTTTAGGATCGTTGGTGATCACCCCGCCCAACGAGCAGTAGGGAATGTTAATCGCCGTATAGGTCAGAGAGAGCAGGAAGTAGGTGACGAAGGCATAGATAACTTTGCTGTTGTAGGTCCAGTCCGGGGTGGTGAACATCAGGATGCTGAAGAGCGCATAGGGGAAGGCGATCCACAGCAGCCATGGACGAAATCGCCCATACTTACTGCGGGTACGGTCGGCAATAGCCCCCATAATCGGGTCGGTAACGGCATCAATTACGCGTACCGAGAGCAGCAGTACGCCCACCAGGGCCGGTGCCAGGCCAAAAATATCCGTATAAAAATAATTCACAAACAACATGATGGCGCCAAAGATGATGTTGCACCCGGCATCACCCATCCCATAGCCGATCTTTTCTTTCACTGATAATTTATTGTTATCCATCGACGTTTCTCCGAGTAGCGGTATGGAGAGAATTATTCGCTGGCAAAGGAAAATATGCGTTGCAATATAACGTCGCTGATATGGATAAAATTGCTGTTGAAGGGAAAGTGTGAGGAAGGTAACAACCCTCTGCGTCCGGGAGGACGCAGAGGGGAGAGGATTAGTGCGCTTTTACCGTTTTAGCATTTTTCTGCTTACACATGTAGCCCACCCCGAGGATCACAATCCATACCGGGATCAGGTAGACCGAAATGGCCATGCCTGGGGTCATCAGCATAATAACCAGTACGGCGGCCATGAACAGCAGGCAAACCCAGTTACCCAGCGGGTAGAGCAGGGCAGGGAAACGTGTTTTCACGCCCTGCTGCTGCTTGGCACGACGGAACTTCATGTGCGCCAGGCTAATCATCGCCCAGTTGATCACCAGGGCAGAGACCACCAGCGCCATCAGCAGGCCGAAGGCCGATTCCGGCGCCAGGTAGTTGATGAGCACGCAGAGTGCGGTCACCACAGCCGACACCAGGATGGTGTTCACCGGTACGCCACGTTTATCCACAGAGAGCAGCGCTTTCGGGGCGTTGCCCTGCTGGGCCAGGCCGAACAGCATACGGCTGTTGCAGTAGACGCAGCTGTTGTAAACCGACAGCGCCGCGGTCAGTACTACTACGTTCAGCGCGTTCGCTACTAAAGTGTCGCCCAGCTCGTGGAAGATGAGGACAAACGGGCTGGTATCTGCGGTGACGCGGGTCCATGGCAGCAGGGAGAGCAGCACGGCCAGCGAGCCCACATAGAAGATCAGGATACGGTAGATAACCTGGTTGGTCGCTTTCGGGATGCTCTGCTCCGGGTTGTCTGCTTCCGCGGCGGTGATACCCACCAGCTCCAGCCCCCCGAAGGAGAACATGATGATCGCCATCATCATCACCAGTCCGGTCATGCCGTGCGGCAGGAAGCCGCCCTGATCCCACAGGTTGCTGACGCTTGCCTGCGGGCCGCCATTGCCGCTGAAGAGCAGCCAGCCGCCGAACAGGATCATCGCCACAACGGCGATAACTTTAATAATGGCAAACCAGAACTCCATCTCGCCGAACACTTTCACGTTGGTCAGGTTAATGGCGTTGATGACCACAAAGAAGACTGCCGCTGAGGCCCAGGTTGGGATTTCAGGCCACCAGAACTGGATATATTTACCGACCGCGGTCAGTTCCGCCATCGCGACAAGAACATAGAGGACCCAGTAGTTCCAGCCGGACGCGAAGCCGGCAAAACTGCCCCAATATTTATAAGCAAAATGGCTGAAGGAACCGGCTACCGGTTCTTCAACCACCATCTCGCCCAACTGACGCATAATAAGGAATGCGATAAAACCGGCAATGGCATAGCCCAGAATAATACCCGGCCCGGCAGACTGAATAACCGATGCGCTACCCAGAAACAGGCCGGTACCGATCGCACCACCGAGGGCAATAAGCTGGATATGGCGGTTTTTAAGGCCGCGCTTTAGCTGATCGCCGTGCTGTTGACCTTCCATTATAAAACCTCGTGTGTGGTTGTTATGTTCACGCTCTGGCGTGTGTAATTATGAAATTCCATTTCATGTATTTATTAGTTTACGGTTCAATTGGCTGAAATAACCGGCTGTGTCTTCCGTATTCGGAAGAATAGTGGTAAGCGACGGCGAATGCACCTGCTTTATGCGAGGAGAAAGCGAGTTCGAATAAAAAGAAAGCATTTGTAAATCGTCCCGTTTAATTCCCTTTATCAACCTATAGAATAAAAATGCGCCATAAGTGGGCAGAATTTCATTTTTTACTCCGCTAAATCGGTTCAGATCGCACTTTTCACCGTTTCAATAAAGTTAAAACTGCCTCTTTCGGGGTAATCAATTCATTTGTGCAGAGTTACATTTTTGAAACGTTATTTCTGTAAGGTTGTTAAAATAAGCAGGGTTTAATGATTTCAATCAAAACCAATATGGACACAAGGTGAATACTTTGTTACTTTAGCGATACGAACATGAAATTGGTAAGACCAATTGACTCCGGGCAAAAAGGCGTAAGACAGGGAATATGGCCTACAGCAAAATTCGCCAACCAAAATTATCCGATGTGATTGAGCAGCAGCTGGAGTTTTTGATCCTTGAGGGGACCCTGCGCCCCGGTGAAAAACTACCACCTGAACGCGAACTGGCTAAACAGTTCGACGTTTCCCGTCCCTCGCTGCGTGAGGCGATCCAACGCCTTGAAGCCAAGGGCCTGCTGCTTCGTCGCCAGGGTGGCGGAACCTTTGTGCAAAACAGCCTGTGGCAGAGTTTCAGCGACCCGTTAGTGGAGCTGCTCTCCGACCACCCAGAATCCCAGTTTGATCTGCTTGAGACCCGTCACGCGCTTGAAGGCATCGCGGCTTATTACGCGGCGCTGCGCAGCAATGATGCCGATCGCGAGCGCATCCGCGAACTGCATCAGGCCATCGAACGGGCTCAGGAATCCGGCGATCTCGACGCCGAGTCCGACGCCGTCGTCCAGTATCAAATCGCCGTCACTGAAGCGGCCCACAACGTGGTGCTCCTCCATCTGCTACGCTGCATGGAGCCAATGCTTGCCCAGAACGTTCGTCAGAATTTTGAATTGTTGTATGCCCGCCGGGAGATGCTTCCGCTGGTCAGCAACCATCGCACCCGAATATTCGAGGCGATAATGGCCGGGGAGCCGGAGCAGGCGCGTGAAGCGTCGCACCGTCACCTGGCTTTCATTGAGGAAATCTTGCTGGACCGCAGCCGTGAACAGTCGCGTCGCGAACG encodes the following:
- the ampE gene encoding beta-lactamase regulator AmpE, with product MTLFTMLLVLIAERLFKLGEHWHLDHRMEVLFRRIRHFSMIRTLLMTAGVMVVVFLLLRSLYGLFFNVPLLVVWILLGVLCIGAGKVRLHYHAYLKAATNGDLHARGAMASELTLIHGIPPECDEREFLRELQNALLWINYRFYLAPLFWFVVGGAWGPVLLMGYAFLRAWQSWLARYLTPHERLQSGIDAILHVVDWLPVRLFGVVYALIGHGEKALPAWFASLGDRHTSQYLVLTRLAQFSLAREPHTDKIATPKAAVSMAKKTSFVVVVIVALLTIYGTLI
- a CDS encoding glycoside hydrolase family 43 protein, which translates into the protein MQTWPNPFIEQRADPYILHHEGQYYFIASVPEYDRLAIRRADSLEGLRSAQEVVVWHKPDSGPMGNLIWAPELHAIDGKWYIYFAAAHTQALDELGMFQHRMYALECADSDPLTGKWVEKGQIKTHFDTFALDATTFVHQGKRWYLWAQKAPDITGNSNLYLCEMENPWTLKGDPVMLSKPEYDWECRGFWVNEGPAVLFHGDRLFISYSASATDENYCMGLLWIDLNADPRNPANWHKSPQPVFTTSYENRQYGPGHNSFTQTPEGEDVLVYHARNYTEIEGDPLYDPNRHTRLKTVNWNENGMPDFGIPSADTL
- a CDS encoding glycoside-pentoside-hexuronide (GPH):cation symporter, with the protein product MDNNKLSVKEKIGYGMGDAGCNIIFGAIMLFVNYFYTDIFGLAPALVGVLLLSVRVIDAVTDPIMGAIADRTRSKYGRFRPWLLWIAFPYALFSILMFTTPDWTYNSKVIYAFVTYFLLSLTYTAINIPYCSLGGVITNDPKERVACQSYRFVLVGIATLLLSLTLLPMADWFGGEDKAKGYQMAMTVLALIGTCMFLFCFATVRERVRPAVQTHDELKNDLKDVWKNDQWVRILLLTLCNVCPGFIRMAATMYYVTWVMGQSTHFATLFISLGVVGMMLGSVMAKVLTDRWCKLKVFFWTNIALAIFSCAFYFFDPKATVTIVVLYFLLNILHQIPSPLHWSLMADVDDYGEWKTGKRITGISFSGNIFFLKLGLAIAGAMVGFLLSWYGYDAGAKAQSADAINGIVLLFTVIPGIGYLITAGVVRLLKVDRETMKRIQEDLEKRRNNYRELNEYQELSAAETK
- the aroP gene encoding aromatic amino acid transporter AroP — its product is MEGQQHGDQLKRGLKNRHIQLIALGGAIGTGLFLGSASVIQSAGPGIILGYAIAGFIAFLIMRQLGEMVVEEPVAGSFSHFAYKYWGSFAGFASGWNYWVLYVLVAMAELTAVGKYIQFWWPEIPTWASAAVFFVVINAINLTNVKVFGEMEFWFAIIKVIAVVAMILFGGWLLFSGNGGPQASVSNLWDQGGFLPHGMTGLVMMMAIIMFSFGGLELVGITAAEADNPEQSIPKATNQVIYRILIFYVGSLAVLLSLLPWTRVTADTSPFVLIFHELGDTLVANALNVVVLTAALSVYNSCVYCNSRMLFGLAQQGNAPKALLSVDKRGVPVNTILVSAVVTALCVLINYLAPESAFGLLMALVVSALVINWAMISLAHMKFRRAKQQQGVKTRFPALLYPLGNWVCLLFMAAVLVIMLMTPGMAISVYLIPVWIVILGVGYMCKQKNAKTVKAH
- the pdhR gene encoding pyruvate dehydrogenase complex transcriptional repressor PdhR, which codes for MAYSKIRQPKLSDVIEQQLEFLILEGTLRPGEKLPPERELAKQFDVSRPSLREAIQRLEAKGLLLRRQGGGTFVQNSLWQSFSDPLVELLSDHPESQFDLLETRHALEGIAAYYAALRSNDADRERIRELHQAIERAQESGDLDAESDAVVQYQIAVTEAAHNVVLLHLLRCMEPMLAQNVRQNFELLYARREMLPLVSNHRTRIFEAIMAGEPEQAREASHRHLAFIEEILLDRSREQSRRERSLRRIQQRKD